GTTAATatattaaagattaaaagtattgcaaaaatagagtatgtatatgactttacgttaatagattaaagattaaaagtattgcacatagtagagaTCATATggacatttttttatttattgaatctcgtaaaaattgataagctaaaagaagaaaaaccaataaaatatttgatcacattatagaagagtaggtgatgaaaaaatagcgtatgtatatgattttactttagttaattaaagattaaaagtattgcatattgtagagatgacatgaacattttttgtaattaataaggtagttgaaagttagtggaacacttagtggagaatgatgttgacaccttgcatgaagagttgatatgaattttatttgcatgttattttttatCAAGATTTGTTAGAAATCGATAAACTAACGTCAATataatatttgatcacattataaaagaataggtgctcaaagaaatagagtatgtatatgagtTTTTACGTTAATatattaaagattaaaagtattgcaaaaatagagtatgtatatgactttacgttaatagattaaagattaaaagtattgcacatagtagagatcatatggacattttcttatttattgaatctcgtaaaaattgataagctaaaagaagaaacaccaatagaatatttgatcacattatagaagaataggtgatgaaaaaatagcgtatgtatatgattttactttagttaattaatgattaaaagtattgcatattgtagagatgacatgaatatttttttaattaataaGATTGTTGAAAGTTAGCGGGACATTTAGTGGAGAATGATGTGAACATcttgcatgaagagagaaatagttagtgggtgctatctatataggatatatagatTTGTAACCATGTCTCCTTACTGCCCAGCCAACAGAACCTAATGAATAGCCTGCAGCATCACGCAGATGTTCATAAACCGCACTTGTTATGAAAAAATTGTGGTGAATTAACAAAAGCTGTCATGAACTGATAAATAAAGTACATGGCCTAATAAACAAGAAACAGTTCAAGAAAGCATTGGCACCACCGAGTAGTTAAACATTTGGATAATTACAGCAACCTGATGTCTAGACTTCAATATAATGGCACCGGCCGCAAGGTTCCCGAACATCTAACTTAACCGTGGAAGGAACTTTGCCAAGGACGAATCTTCTGACGGCCTCGAGCGCTTTATGTGCTTCCAAGATCATATGCCTAGTTAGCGGGCCGCATGTACCAGTTTTGCGGACAGAACACCTTCCAATGTTATCATCatcctcttttttttattgCATTGGCCTTTTGAAATGACAAactgtttgttttttttcccgCCAGCTACTATGTGGCTGCTCCTTTGTCACTTGCTAGTTCTTCTCTTCCTGAAGCAATACAGTATCTTCAATATCAAATAGCTGAGTTTATAGTAAAGGGTCGAGCGAGGATGCCAGATCTAGTAATCGACCCGTCACATCTCTTGAAGCCTCTTCTGAAGTTGGGGTGGTGCCAGTGGATCGGTGCTGTTATTTTCATCTGGGGCTCACTCCATCAGATCCGCTGCCATGCAATTCTTGTACGTATTCACTTTTCACATGTAGAACCCTAAATATACTGTTATTTTTTGTTGCAAATCTGAACAATATAAGCAGTGGATATGAAGAAAATATGCCAATGTTGAAACTGCAAAGAATAATTGTTTAGCGTAAAGATTATGGTTATTAGATATTAATAATGAGACAATTTTGTGAAGTTATTTATGCTTAGGATTTCATTGTTCCTGTTTTTTTTACAGGGATCATTGCGTGAACACAAAGATTCTGATGAATATGTAATTCCATGCGGTGACTGGTTCAGTCAGGTGTGTTGCCCTCATTACCTTGCTGAACTAGTGAGTTCCTACTCCCATCATTAATATTCTGAATGTTGCACATAGTGATGAATATGGAAAATCCCATCAAAGTGCTAAGTTCCTACTCCCATCATTAATATTCAGAATGTTGCACATAGTGATGAATATGGAAAATCCCATCAAAGTGCTAAAATAATGATAGCAATTGAGAGTAGGCTGACCAATAAAGTaaattttccattttatgaaCTTATAGGGTCTGGGAGCCTGGGATGGGTTCCCTATTGGTGGATGAGGGGCGTTTCAAATGGTGGAAATTCCTGCAGGTTATGCTAGATTTGTTTTAGGTTTACGCTGCAGCTCTATTTGATGTAATGACAGACCTCTAATTAAATACGCACGCTCCTCGTCAACCTAGATTCTGCTGCAGTAAAGTTCTCTTTAGGAGCGCCATAAAAGGGAATGCACGCATTCTGTATACGACTTAAACCTGATAAAAATTTAGTATTATCTTAAGAACACAACTTATTTCACCATTTTCAAATATCTAAATGATGTTGATGTCGAACGTTTTGCTGTTTCTGCTTCTGTCAGATAGTGCACTGAATTATGGGGTTGAAATCAGTATGTTATTAACATTTGGTGTTATTTTGGTATATAGGTAATATATTTGGGCATGCTGATAGCTAGTGGTGGATCAGACATTTCGGTGTGGTTCCTGTACCTTTTTGTGGTAGGCTTCTCTGTGACATTTTTCACTTTTGGTGGTCAAAGCAACTTGTGAATATGATTTCTTTCAGTATCTTTCATTACAGCAACCTGAACTGACACTCCTTTTTGTGCAGATAACAAACTTGTCCTTTGCAGCGGTACAAACTCATAAATGGTATCTTCAGAAATTTGAAGATTACCCTCGCTCTcgctatgcaatcattccatTTGTATGCTAGATGTCTCTAGGAAATGCCAAAGACATGTTCTGTTTGTTTTCATCAGCTTGGACAGGTCCAAGTGTCCAACGTGCAACACATATTCATGTAAATGTGACAGTGTAGACATTGAAGTACTGTATTGTTTTAACTTAAGTAGTTTCAATCACTCTGTTTGTACTTATTATGATATTTGTGTATGTACATTAAAATACACAGATATTTGATGTGCATTATTATTGGTTAACATTTTTTAGCATTGCAAACAATGTTCTTCCGGAATAAAGGACTTCTCAAGTTGTGAATGTCTGGCTGAGAGTTAGACAAATGATATTATTGTTCATTATCATGGCTCTAAATACTCCCATGTCCGTCGATGAGACTTGTTTGATCTTAGGTAAGTTCTGTATGGTGCTCGAATCTCTGCTAAGAAGGCCTTTATTGTTCATGGTGTATGAAATCCTACTGGAACGATTGAGGTGGGTTTTGTATTTCAGTCGCATTGTTAGTATCATTGATTATGTCAATCCAGAAATTCTATATCAGACGTTCCTCATTTTTCTGCTGTTTACTTCAGAGTGCAACACTTGACAGGAATAGAGATGGATATTGATTCAAAACTGGAATGGCATTTGGCCGAAAGGATAATCATCTACCTAACTAATTTTTAACGATCATGGGTGGGTACTTCAGTGGGTCATCCAATGTCTGGGGGGGCTTGTGGATAATATTTTTATGTAAAGAACCACCACAATTTGCTGTTGATATTATTTAAGAGTTGGCAATGGATGTCATCAGACTGTGAGAGATATCAGGCTTCATAGAAGCTATTAGATTTAAAATAACTGTAGAAACTAGCACTGGTCATATGGAAAATCCcatagggcctgtttggttgaGTAGCACGAGTAGCGCACACGATTCCtgagaaaagaatctcacatgcatggagtactaaacgaagtttatttgcaaaactttttcacggatgggtgtaacttttcacgacgaatctaatgacagtaattaatcgatgattggctatagtgatgctacagtaactatcctctaatcgtgcggtcaaaggcctcattagattcgtctcgcgaagtagcgcagggttgtggagttagttttgtaaattgactttatt
This sequence is a window from Panicum virgatum strain AP13 chromosome 7K, P.virgatum_v5, whole genome shotgun sequence. Protein-coding genes within it:
- the LOC120643088 gene encoding polyprenol reductase 1-like; this translates as MPDLVIDPSHLLKPLLKLGWCQWIGAVIFIWGSLHQIRCHAILGSLREHKDSDEYVIPCGDWFSQVCCPHYLAELVIYLGMLIASGGSDISVWFLYLFVITNLSFAAVQTHKWYLQKFEDYPRSRYAIIPFVC